In one window of uncultured Acetobacteroides sp. DNA:
- a CDS encoding TetR/AcrR family transcriptional regulator: MKSRRLYYLNKITDLLLESRSERIKIEELATAIGVTKKTIYNYFESKQELCECIIDNYIRCKLGLIRTAIHEGQSPFETLLMLSETINKTYNDCYHLLAPLGNIHHTESFATLVEAHQQDIIEITSYTFKKAINEGLFEIGIDTLLAARLYISGIQMLSRSDSLINLMTESKEKHKEIIFYMLKGACTAKGLVMLRQLFDIKVTLSHKLSAETSSTSGSISSELRNHLQCLHPKDAALLL; this comes from the coding sequence ATGAAATCGAGACGGCTATACTACCTAAATAAGATCACCGACCTCCTGCTCGAAAGCCGGAGCGAGCGGATCAAGATCGAGGAGCTGGCAACGGCCATCGGCGTAACCAAGAAGACGATTTACAACTACTTCGAGAGCAAGCAGGAGCTCTGCGAGTGCATCATCGACAACTATATCCGCTGCAAGCTGGGCCTGATCAGAACAGCCATACACGAGGGCCAATCGCCCTTTGAAACGCTGCTGATGCTTAGCGAAACCATCAACAAGACCTACAACGACTGCTACCACCTGCTTGCGCCGCTGGGCAACATCCACCACACCGAGTCGTTTGCCACGCTGGTTGAGGCCCACCAGCAAGATATTATCGAGATTACCAGCTACACCTTTAAGAAAGCCATCAACGAGGGGCTATTCGAGATCGGCATAGACACCCTGCTGGCCGCTAGGCTCTACATCTCGGGCATCCAGATGCTCTCGCGCTCCGACAGCTTGATTAACCTGATGACCGAATCGAAGGAAAAGCATAAGGAGATCATCTTCTACATGCTAAAGGGGGCCTGCACCGCCAAAGGATTGGTAATGCTCCGCCAGCTATTCGACATCAAAGTTACGCTTTCGCATAAACTGAGCGCCGAGACGAGCTCGACCAGCGGCAGCATCAGCAGCGAGCTCAGGAATCACCTCCAGTGCTTGCACCCCAAAGATGCCGCGCTGCTGCTATAG
- a CDS encoding efflux RND transporter permease subunit: MSITEVAIKRPTLVVVAFAVLAILGITSYSLLNYDLIPKMNIPVVSITTIYPGASANEVESSVTKKVEDAVSSLENIKNLYSSSQEGVSSVVIELESSADPNRALQDAQRKVNAMVSQLPTEAKAPSINKFSTDEMPIMKLGVTGKMEPTKLYQLTDDEIKPQLSKINGVGQITLVGGSEREIKINVNKQKLDTYKLSISQVYQAIQAANLEMPTGKVEGDLKQYTVRLLGKVNSFDKIRNITVATNAAGSVVKLSDVADVVDGIAEQTTTSRINGKTSIGILIVKQTDANTVDVCKQVKEQLTKIEKQYADKGIKFNIGSDSSTYTLDSANAVMEDLMFAIILVAMVMFFFLHSIRNSFIVLISIPCSIISVFIAMYVFDFSLNLLTLMALSLVIGILVDDSIVVLENIYRHLEMGKDKRMAALDGRNEIGYTAVAITMVDVVVFLPLSLVSGMIGNMLREFALVIVFSTLMSLIVSFTVTPLLASRFSKIEALTRNTLIGRFALWFEKFFNKLVHIYERVLRWALGHRKTVYATITALIILSFSLVGMGLIGAAFSKDGDRGEFVIKLEGEPQNSLRQTSLLVEKVEGILKKHPEVTKVFSNVGFSSSDLGGGSSSAYKAEVTVTLVPKEERTTPVDAFAATVKKEIQSIPGLKVSATQANIMGTADDAPIQVLLRGANVTRLYALADSVMKVVKQVPGTNDVKLSIDRSNPEMQIQLDREKMERMNLSVQQVGSVLNLALAGNTDLQYAEGDKDYDINVRLDKFDRNRVEDIGSLTVLNKSGQLVEVSSFANVSQSLGPNKLERYNRIPSIIVKSSVYGRPMGTVGEEIKKAISEKIHPGEISIDYKGQMERQGDAFGSLFTAILAALIFVYLIMVALYNSYLYPFVVMFSIPAAIVGALFALALTGEYLTIFSIIGMIMLIGLVAKNAILIVDFANKQREQGASVHDALIEAGKERLRPIMMTTLSMILGMTPIALASGAGAESKNGLAWVIIGGLTSSLMLTLILVPSVYMTMEKYKEKFTKHGHKKAVKAEENSKKVKALEEVDAQ, translated from the coding sequence ATGTCGATAACTGAAGTTGCAATTAAACGACCCACGCTGGTAGTTGTTGCCTTTGCGGTATTGGCCATTCTGGGTATCACCTCGTACTCGCTCTTGAACTACGACCTGATCCCCAAAATGAACATTCCCGTAGTTAGTATCACCACCATTTACCCGGGTGCTTCGGCCAACGAGGTGGAAAGCTCCGTGACCAAGAAGGTGGAAGATGCCGTTTCGTCGTTGGAGAATATCAAGAACCTCTACTCTTCGTCGCAGGAAGGCGTATCGAGCGTGGTTATCGAGCTCGAATCGAGCGCCGATCCGAATCGTGCGCTGCAGGACGCTCAACGTAAGGTGAACGCCATGGTATCTCAGCTTCCCACGGAAGCCAAAGCACCATCCATCAATAAATTCTCAACCGACGAGATGCCTATCATGAAGTTGGGCGTCACCGGAAAGATGGAGCCAACCAAGCTTTACCAGCTCACCGACGATGAGATAAAGCCCCAGCTCTCGAAGATAAACGGCGTGGGACAAATTACGCTTGTTGGAGGTAGCGAACGTGAGATTAAGATCAACGTTAACAAGCAGAAGCTCGACACCTATAAGCTTTCCATCAGCCAAGTTTACCAGGCCATTCAGGCTGCCAACCTTGAGATGCCTACCGGAAAGGTGGAGGGCGATCTGAAGCAGTACACCGTCCGCCTTCTAGGTAAGGTGAACTCGTTCGATAAGATCAGAAACATTACCGTTGCCACCAACGCAGCGGGCAGCGTCGTTAAGCTTTCGGACGTAGCCGACGTGGTGGATGGTATAGCAGAGCAAACCACCACAAGCCGAATCAACGGCAAAACATCCATCGGTATCCTCATTGTTAAGCAAACCGACGCCAATACGGTAGATGTTTGTAAGCAGGTTAAGGAGCAGCTGACAAAGATCGAAAAGCAGTACGCCGATAAGGGTATCAAGTTCAACATAGGCTCCGACAGCTCGACCTATACGCTTGACTCGGCCAACGCGGTAATGGAGGACCTGATGTTTGCCATTATCCTGGTGGCCATGGTGATGTTCTTCTTCCTGCATAGCATACGCAACTCGTTCATTGTGCTAATCTCCATCCCCTGCTCTATCATTTCGGTGTTCATTGCGATGTACGTCTTCGACTTTTCGCTAAACCTGCTCACCTTAATGGCGCTCTCGCTGGTAATCGGTATTCTGGTGGACGACTCTATCGTTGTGCTCGAGAACATTTACCGTCACCTCGAAATGGGTAAGGATAAGCGCATGGCCGCGCTCGATGGCCGAAACGAGATTGGCTATACCGCTGTGGCTATTACCATGGTGGACGTGGTGGTATTCCTTCCCCTCTCGCTGGTTTCGGGTATGATCGGTAATATGCTTCGCGAGTTTGCGCTGGTAATCGTTTTCTCGACGCTGATGAGCTTAATCGTATCGTTTACCGTAACTCCGCTGCTGGCTTCGCGCTTTAGCAAGATAGAAGCGCTAACCCGCAACACGCTAATTGGCCGCTTTGCGCTCTGGTTCGAGAAGTTCTTCAACAAATTAGTGCATATCTACGAGCGAGTACTTCGCTGGGCGTTGGGCCACCGCAAAACGGTGTACGCTACCATAACAGCGCTTATCATTTTGTCCTTTTCGCTGGTAGGAATGGGCCTTATTGGGGCAGCATTCTCGAAAGACGGCGACCGCGGCGAGTTTGTGATTAAGCTCGAGGGCGAACCCCAGAACTCGCTTCGCCAAACCTCGCTGCTGGTCGAAAAGGTGGAGGGCATCCTCAAGAAACACCCCGAGGTAACTAAGGTATTCTCCAACGTGGGCTTCTCCAGCTCCGACCTAGGCGGCGGAAGCAGCTCGGCCTACAAGGCAGAGGTTACCGTAACCCTTGTCCCCAAGGAGGAACGCACTACACCAGTTGACGCATTTGCGGCAACCGTTAAGAAGGAGATCCAAAGCATCCCCGGATTAAAGGTAAGCGCCACCCAGGCCAACATCATGGGTACCGCCGACGATGCTCCCATCCAGGTTCTTTTGCGCGGCGCCAACGTAACCCGACTATACGCCTTGGCCGATAGCGTAATGAAGGTGGTAAAGCAGGTTCCCGGAACCAACGACGTAAAACTCTCCATCGATAGGAGTAATCCCGAGATGCAAATCCAGCTCGACCGCGAGAAGATGGAGCGCATGAACCTCTCTGTTCAGCAGGTGGGCAGCGTGCTTAACCTAGCCCTTGCCGGAAACACCGATCTGCAGTATGCAGAGGGCGACAAGGACTACGATATCAACGTAAGGCTCGACAAATTCGACAGAAACCGCGTGGAAGACATCGGATCGCTCACCGTTTTGAATAAAAGCGGTCAGCTAGTAGAGGTAAGCAGCTTCGCCAACGTATCTCAGTCGCTGGGACCTAACAAGCTCGAGCGCTACAACCGTATCCCCTCCATCATTGTTAAATCGTCGGTGTACGGACGCCCAATGGGAACGGTGGGTGAAGAGATCAAGAAGGCCATTAGCGAAAAGATCCATCCGGGCGAGATATCCATCGACTACAAGGGGCAAATGGAGCGCCAGGGAGATGCATTCGGCAGCCTGTTTACGGCAATCCTTGCTGCGCTGATCTTCGTTTACCTGATTATGGTAGCGCTCTACAACTCGTACCTCTACCCATTCGTGGTGATGTTCTCGATCCCTGCGGCCATTGTAGGTGCGCTCTTTGCGCTGGCCCTAACCGGCGAGTACCTGACCATATTCTCCATCATCGGTATGATTATGCTCATCGGGTTGGTGGCCAAGAACGCCATCCTTATCGTAGACTTCGCCAACAAGCAGCGCGAGCAGGGAGCATCTGTTCATGATGCCCTGATTGAGGCAGGAAAGGAAAGACTTCGCCCTATTATGATGACCACCCTTTCGATGATCCTTGGTATGACGCCTATTGCCCTCGCATCGGGTGCCGGTGCCGAGAGCAAAAATGGCCTTGCATGGGTAATCATTGGCGGTTTGACCAGCTCGCTGATGCTAACGCTTATCCTAGTTCCTTCGGTGTACATGACCATGGAGAAGTACAAGGAGAAGTTTACGAAGCACGGCCACAAGAAGGCGGTAAAGGCTGAAGAGAATAGCAAAAAGGTAAAAGCGCTGGAAGAGGTGGACGCCCAGTAG
- a CDS encoding efflux RND transporter periplasmic adaptor subunit, translated as MKRIVAIIVAIVLVVLIVFRLKSNHEKINAKQNVSTDLSYTSVDVAAVKSMQLEQNLNLVGYLDASKEIVISAEAQGTITALNIDLGQCVAQGHTIALIDNRQKQLALKTAQLSVKKLTKDLARYKSLYQGGSATEQQVDDAQNAYDNAVVQEQLAAKQLADATVKSPISGIISKKVVERGTFVNVGNPIATIVDVNQMKIKLNVSEANVYLLKQGDKASITTEVYPTATFAGKISFISPKGDEAHNYQVELLIANNGKNRLKAGTFVNVHFDLPSKAKVLTIPREALQGSVKEAKVYVAENGKAVLRNIVVSGGNDKFLEVTSGLSEGEKVVTTGQVNLIDGKAIKVNN; from the coding sequence ATGAAAAGAATAGTAGCCATTATAGTTGCTATAGTACTTGTTGTGCTAATTGTTTTTAGGCTAAAGAGCAACCACGAAAAGATTAACGCCAAGCAAAATGTAAGTACCGACTTATCCTACACCAGCGTAGACGTTGCTGCGGTAAAGAGCATGCAGCTGGAGCAGAACCTGAACTTGGTTGGATACCTAGATGCCTCTAAGGAAATCGTCATCTCGGCTGAAGCGCAGGGCACCATCACCGCGCTAAACATCGACCTTGGACAATGCGTTGCCCAAGGACATACCATTGCCCTTATCGACAACAGGCAAAAGCAGCTGGCACTAAAGACCGCGCAGCTGAGCGTTAAGAAATTGACCAAAGACTTAGCCCGATACAAGAGCCTCTACCAAGGTGGAAGCGCCACCGAACAGCAGGTTGACGATGCGCAGAACGCCTACGACAACGCCGTTGTCCAAGAGCAGCTGGCCGCTAAGCAGCTGGCCGACGCCACCGTTAAATCGCCCATCAGCGGTATCATATCCAAGAAGGTGGTTGAACGTGGGACCTTCGTTAATGTAGGAAACCCCATCGCCACCATCGTAGACGTAAACCAAATGAAGATAAAGCTCAACGTTTCGGAAGCCAACGTTTACCTGTTGAAGCAGGGCGACAAGGCATCGATCACCACCGAGGTGTACCCAACGGCAACATTCGCGGGTAAGATCAGCTTCATCAGCCCCAAAGGCGACGAGGCCCACAACTATCAGGTAGAGCTGCTGATCGCCAATAACGGCAAGAACCGCCTTAAAGCAGGCACCTTCGTAAACGTTCATTTCGACCTGCCATCGAAGGCAAAGGTTCTCACCATTCCTCGCGAGGCGCTGCAGGGTAGCGTAAAGGAGGCCAAGGTGTACGTTGCCGAGAACGGCAAAGCCGTACTGCGCAACATTGTTGTTAGCGGCGGCAACGACAAATTTCTAGAGGTTACCTCGGGTCTGAGCGAAGGCGAAAAGGTAGTAACCACCGGACAGGTTAACCTTATCGATGGCAAAGCAATTAAAGTAAACAACTAA
- a CDS encoding TolC family protein, producing the protein MSKSKSTAGIALLLSILFGSSAIAQKATTLKECLNYASTNNRNLKISGYELEVSQRKVYEQMGTYLPQVNASGSLDDNLKLSKQLLPAEMFGGTPGTYKAVSFGTKYSIAAGVQVTQSIFDPQFFVSLKTVKTNKLLSEQNQKKTQESVTYNISIGFYQALIIQKQLNVLKATLDASEESLKSVELRLKNGMAKQIDVDKLRVSFNNTKSSLKQTELSYSQSLNNLKNQMGMPLDSAIVLPDVVPEFSFDRMATDAITDSTIEKRSDYQILKTNMALTELDKKKSIASYLPTLSAYYNYNYNAMNQEFKFYESDQKWFNSQSIGLKLSIPIFSGFQRYQRLNQAKLNIAKSQENLKLTEQNIRVQISNYDIQYRNALENIQNEKENLDLAQRVYANTQLECKQGVSKTLDLVQAETSLREAQNNYFNKLLSLYIAKIDYEQSKGNLENFINNQLK; encoded by the coding sequence ATGAGTAAATCCAAGTCAACAGCTGGGATTGCACTTCTTTTGTCGATACTCTTCGGATCGTCGGCAATTGCCCAAAAGGCAACAACGCTTAAGGAGTGCCTAAATTACGCCAGCACGAACAACCGCAACCTAAAGATCTCGGGATACGAGCTGGAGGTTTCGCAACGCAAGGTTTACGAGCAAATGGGCACCTACCTGCCACAGGTAAACGCATCGGGCTCGTTGGACGATAACCTTAAGCTAAGCAAGCAGCTGCTACCGGCCGAAATGTTTGGCGGAACGCCAGGAACCTACAAGGCCGTATCGTTTGGAACGAAGTATAGCATTGCAGCAGGCGTCCAAGTTACGCAGAGCATCTTCGATCCGCAGTTCTTTGTATCGCTTAAGACGGTAAAGACAAACAAGCTGCTCTCGGAGCAGAACCAAAAGAAGACGCAAGAATCGGTTACCTACAACATCAGCATCGGTTTCTATCAGGCTTTAATCATACAGAAGCAGCTAAACGTGCTAAAGGCAACACTCGATGCCTCGGAGGAGTCGCTAAAATCGGTAGAACTGCGCCTTAAGAACGGTATGGCCAAGCAAATTGACGTTGACAAGCTGCGCGTAAGCTTTAACAACACCAAGTCGTCGCTAAAGCAAACCGAGCTGAGCTACAGCCAGTCGCTAAACAACCTGAAGAACCAGATGGGCATGCCGCTCGACAGCGCAATCGTCCTACCTGACGTTGTTCCCGAATTTAGCTTCGACAGAATGGCAACCGATGCCATTACCGATAGCACCATAGAGAAAAGAAGCGACTACCAGATTCTGAAAACGAACATGGCGCTTACCGAACTCGATAAGAAGAAGAGCATAGCCTCGTACCTTCCTACCCTATCGGCCTACTACAACTACAACTACAACGCCATGAACCAGGAGTTCAAGTTTTACGAGTCGGATCAGAAGTGGTTTAACAGCCAATCGATTGGGCTTAAGCTCTCGATTCCTATTTTCTCGGGCTTTCAGAGATACCAGCGCCTCAATCAGGCCAAGCTGAACATCGCCAAGAGCCAAGAGAACCTGAAGCTAACCGAACAGAACATCCGCGTTCAGATATCGAACTACGATATTCAGTACCGTAACGCCCTAGAGAACATCCAGAACGAAAAGGAGAACTTAGACCTTGCCCAAAGGGTGTACGCCAACACGCAGCTCGAATGTAAGCAAGGGGTAAGCAAAACTCTCGACCTAGTTCAGGCCGAAACCTCCCTGCGCGAGGCTCAAAACAACTACTTCAACAAGCTACTCAGCCTCTATATCGCCAAAATAGACTACGAGCAGTCGAAGGGTAACCTCGAAAACTTTATAAACAACCAACTCAAATAG
- a CDS encoding MarR family transcriptional regulator, producing MKEKGLPIGHVVGRMMGKIAKVLKRKLSEEEINITLEQLGLLHAISENKEEVAQQDMAEFMGKDKSAILRLIDSLEKKRLVVRTSDPQDRRKNVLVVTQHGKSTLTKVTEISTALNEKLLEGISQTDIDTFFTVAEKIKSNAEKMS from the coding sequence ATGAAGGAAAAAGGATTACCCATCGGCCACGTAGTAGGACGGATGATGGGAAAGATCGCAAAGGTTCTAAAACGCAAGTTATCTGAAGAGGAAATCAATATAACCTTGGAGCAGCTGGGACTGCTGCACGCTATTTCCGAAAATAAGGAGGAGGTTGCTCAACAAGACATGGCCGAGTTTATGGGTAAGGATAAGTCTGCCATACTTCGCTTGATCGATTCGTTGGAAAAGAAGCGGCTTGTAGTTAGAACTAGCGATCCACAGGATAGACGTAAGAACGTACTAGTAGTAACACAGCACGGGAAAAGCACACTTACCAAAGTCACCGAGATTAGTACTGCGCTAAACGAAAAACTACTTGAAGGAATTAGCCAAACGGATATCGATACCTTTTTTACAGTTGCCGAAAAGATTAAAAGCAACGCCGAAAAGATGTCTTAA
- a CDS encoding glycoside hydrolase family 9 protein — protein sequence MKRTVMLLILLLVGATFGYSQTAWVRINQAGYLPQTPKVAVFLSSEPIALKSFTVREAKTDKVVFKGKPAERNAQLWGMKSAYRLPFSSFDKVGAYYVEANGTRSLNFTIGNNVYKGAADYVLNYMRQQRCGYNPYLDTLCHQHDGFIVDHPTRTGEHIDVTGGWHDAADYLQYVTTSANAVYQMLFAYTKNPHAFKDEYNALGKKGKNGIPDILDEARWGLDWLVRMNPDSSVMFNQIADDRDHANFRSPSHDKVDYGWGPGLGRPVYYVTGKVQGLRKYKNRTTGVASTAGKFASAFALGSKVFASIDPVFAKTIAKKSEEAYAYGEANPGVCQTACTVSPYFYEEGNYVDDMELAAASINQLNGNSSYLEKADTWGKQEPVTPWMETGKARHYEWYPFVNLGHYLMATSSSSDIKKRYIEYMRQGLEDILKRAGDDPFMNGVPYLWCSNNFVFGALTQARLYNELTGDTRFLEMEAALRDWEFGCNPWGTSMICGYPNGADTPLLPHSAYTNEWGDPTWGGLVDGPVYQSIFKSLRGVMLKNPDVYWPFQNGPAVYHDAIHDYSSNEPTMDGTASTTFYLSSLERPDAALATNNCVVDEQGGVVRMDVRQKKIYLVFTADSLFEGMEHVMKTLKANGVPGNFFFTGNCLRMNGATARQLVKAGYYVGPHSDRHILYASWENRNKTLVTPDSLDADIRNNLMELKKVGGNLKTLSWYIPPYEHYNKDVVARSRAAGLNIVTLSPKTYTNADYTTPSMKSYRSSEQIMKLLFDSEKNDANGLNGAILLIHPGTQSERTDKLYLRLDELVKSLKQKGYSFGSFKDVAQAQ from the coding sequence ATGAAAAGAACTGTAATGCTACTAATTCTGCTATTAGTTGGCGCCACTTTCGGCTATTCGCAAACGGCTTGGGTGCGAATCAACCAGGCTGGATACCTTCCACAAACGCCTAAGGTGGCGGTCTTTCTCTCCTCCGAACCTATCGCGCTAAAGTCATTTACCGTGCGAGAGGCAAAAACGGATAAGGTTGTCTTTAAAGGAAAGCCTGCTGAGCGCAATGCTCAACTTTGGGGAATGAAATCGGCATACCGACTGCCTTTTTCCTCATTTGACAAGGTGGGTGCCTACTATGTAGAGGCAAATGGAACGCGCTCGCTCAACTTTACAATTGGAAACAACGTCTATAAAGGTGCCGCAGATTATGTGCTGAATTACATGAGGCAGCAACGCTGTGGCTACAACCCTTATCTCGATACGTTATGCCATCAGCACGATGGCTTCATTGTAGATCACCCTACGCGAACTGGAGAGCACATTGATGTAACCGGAGGTTGGCACGATGCAGCCGATTATCTGCAATACGTAACCACTTCGGCAAATGCGGTGTACCAAATGCTTTTTGCCTACACCAAGAACCCTCATGCCTTCAAGGATGAGTATAATGCTTTAGGAAAAAAAGGTAAAAATGGGATCCCGGATATACTAGATGAGGCACGATGGGGCTTAGATTGGCTGGTTCGAATGAATCCAGACTCCTCGGTGATGTTTAACCAGATTGCAGACGACCGCGATCATGCCAATTTCCGATCTCCTAGCCACGATAAGGTTGATTATGGTTGGGGACCAGGCTTAGGGCGCCCCGTTTACTACGTAACGGGAAAGGTTCAGGGATTAAGGAAGTACAAGAATAGAACAACTGGCGTTGCTTCAACGGCAGGGAAGTTCGCTTCGGCCTTTGCTTTAGGATCAAAGGTATTTGCCAGCATCGATCCCGTGTTTGCGAAAACCATTGCTAAGAAATCGGAAGAGGCCTATGCCTACGGCGAGGCCAATCCGGGTGTTTGCCAAACGGCCTGCACCGTATCGCCCTACTTTTACGAGGAGGGCAACTACGTTGACGATATGGAGCTGGCCGCAGCATCTATAAACCAACTGAATGGAAATAGTAGCTACCTCGAAAAAGCGGATACTTGGGGCAAGCAGGAGCCCGTTACGCCTTGGATGGAAACAGGGAAGGCCCGTCACTACGAGTGGTACCCCTTTGTTAACCTAGGTCACTACCTTATGGCAACTTCTTCCAGCAGCGACATTAAAAAGAGGTACATCGAGTATATGCGCCAGGGGCTAGAGGATATTCTTAAGAGGGCAGGCGATGATCCCTTTATGAATGGTGTTCCCTACCTTTGGTGTTCCAACAACTTTGTGTTCGGTGCGCTTACGCAGGCTCGCCTTTACAACGAGCTAACTGGCGATACCCGATTCTTAGAAATGGAGGCGGCTCTTCGCGACTGGGAGTTTGGCTGTAATCCGTGGGGAACTTCGATGATTTGCGGCTATCCTAACGGTGCAGATACCCCTTTGCTTCCACATTCGGCATATACCAATGAGTGGGGAGACCCAACCTGGGGCGGTTTGGTGGATGGCCCTGTTTACCAAAGCATCTTTAAAAGCTTGCGCGGGGTAATGCTGAAGAATCCAGACGTTTATTGGCCCTTCCAAAATGGACCAGCTGTGTACCACGATGCCATTCACGATTACTCATCCAACGAGCCTACCATGGATGGTACTGCCTCTACAACGTTCTACCTGTCGTCGCTTGAGCGACCCGATGCCGCGTTGGCAACGAACAATTGCGTTGTAGATGAGCAGGGCGGTGTTGTTCGGATGGATGTAAGGCAGAAGAAAATTTACCTGGTGTTTACTGCCGACTCGCTTTTCGAAGGTATGGAGCACGTTATGAAGACGCTTAAGGCGAATGGCGTTCCTGGGAACTTCTTCTTTACGGGGAATTGCCTTCGCATGAATGGTGCTACCGCTCGTCAGCTTGTTAAAGCTGGCTACTACGTAGGTCCACACTCCGATAGGCATATTCTTTACGCCAGCTGGGAAAATAGAAACAAGACCTTGGTAACGCCCGATAGCCTTGACGCTGATATCAGAAACAACCTGATGGAGCTGAAGAAGGTGGGGGGTAACCTTAAGACGCTTAGCTGGTACATTCCTCCCTACGAGCACTACAACAAGGACGTTGTGGCACGAAGCAGGGCTGCGGGGCTGAATATTGTTACTCTTTCGCCCAAAACGTACACCAATGCCGACTATACCACCCCTTCGATGAAGAGCTACCGCTCGTCGGAGCAGATTATGAAGCTGCTGTTCGATTCGGAGAAGAACGATGCCAATGGGCTTAACGGCGCCATTCTGCTGATACACCCGGGTACGCAGAGCGAGCGTACCGATAAGCTATACCTCCGCCTGGATGAGCTTGTAAAAAGCCTAAAGCAAAAGGGATACAGCTTCGGATCGTTTAAGGACGTTGCTCAGGCGCAGTAG
- a CDS encoding MarC family protein has protein sequence MESLFDIRTEQFFSVFVTMLALVNPVQKIFVMLSLDSQLSDRDRRYVALKSNLVAAIILLLFLALGNAIFTYVFNINLYAFRITCGFVLLYNGFLALQEGILIKIDPQTRLNDVSAVPIAMPMIAGPGTITAAVTLPNQDGTIVTILAILAVIATNTFIMLHAKHLGGILNRFNLMSPLIRILGLIIATIGVQMCFTGIKDFLSAIGMI, from the coding sequence ATGGAAAGCCTATTTGATATCCGAACAGAGCAGTTCTTTTCTGTATTCGTCACCATGCTTGCGCTGGTTAACCCGGTACAGAAAATCTTTGTCATGCTTTCGCTCGATTCGCAGCTGAGCGACCGCGACCGCCGGTACGTCGCCCTGAAGTCTAACCTTGTGGCAGCAATTATCCTACTGCTTTTTTTGGCGCTGGGCAACGCTATTTTCACCTACGTCTTCAACATAAACCTCTACGCCTTTCGCATAACCTGCGGATTTGTGCTGCTCTACAACGGTTTTCTTGCGCTACAGGAGGGCATTCTAATAAAGATCGATCCGCAAACGCGCCTAAACGACGTATCGGCAGTACCTATTGCCATGCCGATGATTGCAGGCCCTGGAACCATTACTGCAGCAGTTACCCTTCCTAATCAAGACGGCACAATTGTCACCATTCTCGCCATTCTTGCCGTAATAGCCACCAACACGTTTATCATGCTGCATGCGAAACACCTTGGAGGCATACTCAACCGCTTCAACCTAATGTCGCCGCTTATCCGAATCCTCGGGCTCATCATTGCAACCATTGGAGTACAGATGTGCTTTACCGGGATAAAGGATTTTTTAAGTGCGATTGGGATGATCTAG